TCGGAGACTGCCTGCCGGAGCCGAGAGAGGTTCCAATGCTTCGGCGCGTGCTGTGGGCCTAGCAAGGGTGCCAGCCTGCCAGGGCACTCACTCGCCTTATGCTTTGTTGACGGAACATTGATCATTAGGTACGCTCTCTAGCTACTTAGTTAGTCTCGACTTTGCACGATGCATCTCATTAGTGACAAGGTGCTTGAAGCAGGATTACTCTTTCTCAAAGCAGGCGACTGATTCCCGAATCGTGTATCTCCCGCTCACCAAATAAACAGTCATTACCCGAAGGTATATGTTCTTCCATTTGTGCTAAAGTAATCATGACTGAATGCACTATACACCCTGAACCTTCCAGTATCCAATGCTCCCGCCTCTATACAGCCATGCAGGCTACCGCGACGATGACTTGTCAAATATGCGATTTGTGTGCGCATGTGTGGGATTGTGCAGCCCACTGCCATCCATGTACAAGCTTTCACCCCCTATATGCCCCCCAGCCTTTTCCTAATGCCAATTGACGCAGTCTATTTCTGCGCTGGTCTACGCAACGGATGCGCCTCCGTGTTGAGAACCCATTCGTCTAGGTTGatggtggcctcgtcgtcgaagatGAGGTAGAAATACTTTGTCGTCTCGGAGAGCCAGAACGTCTGTTTGACTCTGTTAGCAAGATTGCTCAGTATAAACCCGTCTGCCGGCATTTCCACCAGACAAGGACGAATGCACCCACCTCCATGGAATCAGACTTCTCGCTCGAGTGCACCTTGACGTCCTCAATCGACGCAAAGGCcagctccgtctccgtctcccgTACAATGCCCTGCCACATCCTCCACGCCGCATCGCGCCATACCTGGTCGCCCGTGATGCGCCACATGTAGAAGACGCtctcgatggcctcgggcCGTAGCAGGTAGCGCGGGTCGCGCACGCGCGTGAACCCGGCCGGCAGATCGACGCCGCTGGGCCGCCCACGCATCGTCGTGGGGAACGCCGCCTCCGAGTACGGGCACGGCCCGTCGAGTGACGGGcacgcgacgagctcgctAATCTCGGGCATGATGTTGGTCGCGAACGAGTCGTACGCCCAAACGCAGCCGGCCGCGAGGCGTGACGCCAGGTCCACGTACTCCTTGCGGCCCAAGAgctggcccgccagcccgtaggtgccgccgacgaagcacGTTAGGTGCTGCATCTCGGGCGTGAGCGTCTTGTTGCCGTCGTCCCAGTCCACGTTGCCCGCCATGAGAATGTTGTCGTCCTTGGGCGTCATGGGCCTGAAGAGGAGCGTGtcccgcgcggcgtcgagggccttggccgtcatCTGCTCATACTCGGGATCGCGaccgccgagcagggcgtGCATCTTTGGCAGGTACTCGTAAAgcgagtcggcgccggcaccgagGGTGAAGATCTCGCCGTCCATGGTCTCGTCGCGGTAGTTGAGCATCATGGGCCACAGACCCGGGATCTTGGTCGCGTTCTGGAAGCGGTAGAAGAAATGCTTGATGCGCTCCGTGGCGTCGTAGTACTTGGCGTCGCCCGTGATCTGGCTCAAGCGGGTAAATTCGAGGGACAAGGAGCCGCCTGCGGCACCCGACATGCTCAGGTCGGCCGTCTGCTCCCCTGCCTTTGCCTTGTTGTAGTCGAGCCAGTGTGAGGGGAGCCGGTTGGGGGTATCGAAGCCAGCGTacagggcgtcgccgagctcgacggccttggcgaGCAGGACGGGCTCGCGCGAGAGGTCGTaggcggcgagcagcccgccgaggTAGCGGATGGTGACTTCGAATAAATTGATCGTCCTGCCATCATTGACCTTTGCCCAATCGATAACGGCGacctccttgacggcgagggcgaagtCGTCCTTGAGGCCCATGATCCAGAGCgagtcgagggcgtcgacgagttGGGCCGACCAGCCGGAGAAGGTctgcttgcccttgcccgaCAGGGGCATCAGCTCGTCCTTTGTCCAGGCATGCGTCTTGTACGCCTCCCAGCTCTTGACGAAGGCCCTGCGGACCGCGTCCTTCCTAGACTTGGCGATGTCATTTTGGCGCTCCGCCGAAGGCCGGGCCTGCACCTTGGGTAGCCGTGAGGTCGAcccggcgggcaggggcttgatgtcggcggcggggtggaACTGTTGGGCCTTGCTCCAGTCGTAGCTGCTGGGCACGAGGCGCACGCTGCCCACGGTCCTGGAGCCCGTCGTCCGGGaaccgaagccgccgccgccgaagctcCGCCACAGCAGgagcgcgaggacggcgaagacgatgagAGCAATGTAgcggcgcccgaggcgtCCCTGTAGCTGGTTGTTCAAcatggcgaggacggacgggcgcACATGACCGGGGTGCTGATGGGGCTGCTCGCagcgggaggcggaggcgggggaggagtagtagtagtagtagtagaagaAGTAGGATGAGGTTCGCTTTGGTCTTGGCGAGGTCTGACGagaccggcggcgactggcgGAGCGATCGGTGACGAGATGTGTTGGTTGGATCGACGAccgagggggggcgggagagGAAGTTGTTGCgaagtagcagcagtagcgaGCAAGAAAGAGAGCAAAAGAAGAGTAAAGgggggaggatggggagAAGAACGGACGAACGGGATCAGAGAGGCTGAAAGCAGGCGGACAGAACCAACAATCAATGCGAACGTCCTGAAAGTCTAAAATGGTTTGGCAGAGGAAGAAAGGGCTtttggcctgcctgcccggcttggctggcttCCCCGGACTGCTGGGATGCCTCTTCCGGGCCAGCAGGGCCTAGATTTCGACACCAgtggggcaggcagggcagcgcgcgacgggcagcgcgcgacgggcgggcgggtgggcgggtggGACGAGACAAGCCCAAGGTCAGGCAAATCCATTCATGGGCCCGGGAGGGGCGGGCacagcggcgcagcaggggcACCGCGCAGAATAGTACCTTCCTTATCCTTGGCCGTCCAACGCACACCTCAGTACCTGTACCTTGCCAGGAAGTTGGCGCAATCCcgctggggccggcggctgctcgcccCTAATAAGCTGCCATCTGCTCCCCCGGGCCGTCCATCTTTGCGTCCATCGTTCAGTGGCTGCACCTCGTATGTACTAATGGACAGGCGTGCCTCAGTTACAGGGCGGGTACTTGAAGCGTTGAAGCTCGTTGGGGCTTCCGACCCAGCTGAGCCCTGCTCAGCTGTCCTCGGAAGTCCCCAGCGCAATGTGCCACCTAATATaagagccgccgcctccgccgccgccggttaGGATGTTCTCACTGCCGATGCTAGTTTATGGGACGTGCCACGAACCCCCTGTGCTACTCAGAACCTTCTGGCGTCCCAGCGATGACGATACGACGCTGCCTCGCGCACACATACGCACACTGTCACATGGCTTGGAGTAAACTTACGTAGTGCCTAACTACATGCTTGCTACCTTGGTGCGCGACCCTGACGGGGGATCGGCGTCTCCAAAACCGTTCCCCTCTCCGGACTTCCCAAGACAAGACACCGCTACGCGGCAGTACCTTAATTAGTACCTTTACcaccaagtacgtacgtagcatCATTGAGCCAGCAAGCAATGAGACATTCTATTATCGTACGCGCGCGCGTTTCATTTGAGACGGCGGCTCTGCAAAGCCTCCCGGGTTACGCACTGTCTCTGGTGGACACCTGTATGGACCTTACCTCCGTGCTGGTACCGTCCGTCTCTCCTCCCGTGCCGCCCACAAGGCTCAGGGGCATTAATACTctagtactactaggtagcaAGGCGGTGCATCTCTCGGCTCGGGTATGCATGACCCATCCACCCGGACATCTCGCGCGACCCGCCCACCCATCAGGTAACGTTAGTAGGTAAGACGATGTCGTCTCGACAGCCGCTGTCGCACATCCATGTGAGGCCCCCCATACATGCAAACCAAGCCAAATGCAGTCACCACCGTGAAACGCTTCGTGTCCAGCAAGGAGCGACTTTGGTCAATTCGCATCTATCTACTGTAAATGAGTGTATTGGGGTCAGGCGTAAATCAACTTTTCAAAGGCGGTTCAGCTTGCAAGCAGATGGTGGAGGCGATAGCGATCAAggcggcgtcaccgccgactGTGTcttgccatccatccaaccaCCCACCCAACCACCCACCATTTTGATGCCATCAGGCTCTCctccctcggcctcgagccgtCCTGCTGATATGCAGGGCCGACGTGTGCTTGCTAGAGTGCTTGCCAGCAGTGCCGCTCATCTAACCCAGCCGTCTCGAGTCCTGCGCGGCGAGTCCGTGCCAGCTCCTTCAGCGACTTCCAAAATCTCAATCACCAAGTGGGGAGTGAGGCAGCTTGTCTCTGACGGGAAGCATCCCCTGCCAACTCTATTCGTCTGTCGGCTGGCGTCGCGGCATTGACGAGACGTTGGACTTTGGACTCGGGCAGAGCAGTCCACCGTCTGGAACCATTCTGTACGAAACCGACCGCCAGATGGCGACAAGCCGCGAGGCCAGGTCTCGTCGTGAGGCTGTCCCTGCCTATGCGTGCCACCTAggcccatggccgcggcggcagctgcttCAGCATCCACCCACGGGCGATGCTCCAGCTGAGCTCGTCACGTAGCAAAGTTATTCGATCACATTCTCGTTCGTCGCCTTGTCGTCGGGTCCCTCAGTCGTAGCCGCCGCCAATCTGGCTGTGAAACGCTGTGCTGACGCTCTtttcatcgtcgtcgtatCGGCGTCCGTACCCGCTTCCGGGTGCCATGCGCCCATTGCTTTCGACGTACTGCTTCAAGCGGTCGCTCTGCGTGTATGACACCGGCCGCATTCCTGTCACGGCATCGTggagcccggcgccgaggctAACGCCGCCCTGTCCAACACCCTTGCCGCCCAAGATGCTCGATGTCGCATCCGTCAGCTCCGAGTTTGCAACACTCTCCCCGGCAATGCTCTCCGtcgcccggccgcggctcTTGCCGCCCCGACCTGGAGCGGGCACCCCAGGAAGCCCCGGCCAGTGTTCCGGCGTGAAGCTGGAAAACATGGGCGGGAATGCCGAGTTCaagttggcgccgccgaacgCGGAGCCCTGGATCGACGACACGTCGTCGGGGATATAGGACATCATGGAGCCGGCATCATTGAAGTCGCGGCCTGGTGGCGCGCCGTTGTGTCGTCCGTTGGCATAGCCTCCGGCCCCGAATTGGGACTGGTAGTTGTTCTTTTGCCGATAGCTGACCTTGGGTCGGCTGAATTGCAGCAAGCAGGCCTGCAGGTTGGTCAATGGGCCTTCGACAAAGCACTTGCGATCTTTGAAGTGGACCAGCAGGTTGTGCCAAAGTTCATGCTTGGACAAAACCTTGGGGTTTCCCAAGATGACCAGACCGTACTTGGCACGGGTCAAAGCCACGTTGAGGCGACGAGGATCGGACAAGAAGCCAATGCCCTGGTTCTCGTTCGATCGGACACAAGACAAAACAATGAAATCCTTCTCTCGCCCCTGGAAGGCATCGACGGAGGCGACTTCGACCTCCTTGTAAAGCTCCTTCTTGTACTGCCCAGAATTCTGCATGGTTGTCACAACGTAACTCCGTTGACCCTCGTACGGCGTGATGACACCAATCTCGCTAGGCTTGACACCCGCTTTAAAGAATCGGGTAACGGTCTTCTCCACGTTGGAAGCTTCCGTGCGATTAAGATACGAGGTCCCCGATGTCGAGATTTCCTCATGTCCCAGGTTGGACCAGAACATCATGGGCATCTCTGCCACGGGCCAGGGGAAGTCCACATCTTTTCGGATACGTTGCTCGTGCGTAACGCCGTTCTGCAGGGCTCCGTCGTAGAACATGTTGGATGGGAACTCGGAGAGGCAAGGATGCATTCGGTATTGCGTCGTGAGTCGGATTGGCGAAAGCTGGAGGTTAATGAGGCGCTCAAACAGGGACTGGTTCAGGcccgccttggcggccttctTGTTCATGATGACGGGGCCTAGCTGCTTGTGGTCGCCAACGAGAACGACTTGCTTGCAGCCTAGAACGAGTGGGATCAGGCATTCTGGCTCGGCAGATTGCGTGGACTCGTCGATGAGAACGTTGCGGAACTTCATCTTGGAGAGACGAGGGTCACCCGCGCCGACACACGTGCAACACACAACGTCGGCGTTTTGGAGAATTTCGCGCTCCGCAAGCTTCGTCAGTTGCTTGAACTTTTTCTCGTCCTGGCTGgacagctcgccgacgtcgttCTTGAGCTGCGACAGCTTAACGAGTTCCGTGTTGTGCTCCGCCATGCGAACTTGCTCGTGCAACGCCAGGAAGCTGACGGACGACTCGACGTCCTCGCGAGACTTCGCCGTCAAGCGGACTACCTTCAGACCGGTGCGGTGAATGCGCTCACAAAGCTGATCGACAGCGACGTTGGACGGGGCGCAGACGAGTACTTGGTTCTTTGTCGTCATGGCCAGGTGATAGATGATGGTTGCTGACGTAACCGTCTTGCCCGTGCCTGGAGGACCTTGGATGAGGCTGATGGGCTTCTGCAACACCGACTTGATGGCATCCACCTGGCTCTGGTTGAGATCAGGAAGCCCAGGAGCAGACCACTTCTTAGGTTGGGTCGCTTTCATCGGCTGCAGCTGAAcgtcgcggccgagcagAACATGGAAGAGGTAGCCCGACACGGTCATGTCGTCAATGGCGAAATTCTTCATTGCAAGCTGCATCCGGTCGTAAGAAGTCGCCTTCCAAACATAGTCGGCCGAGAAGTTGTGCGAGAGATCGGTCGGGACCAGCTTGTCATTTCCggccttgcgcagctccAGGCAGACCTCATCGGACTGGCTGTTGGGGATCTTGATGACATAGCCGACACCCTCCCAAGGatcgcgcagctcgccgttGTATCGAAGCCTCATTTCGTCGCCAACAGCAAGCTTGACGTCGCCCGACTCAATCTTCTGCAAGTTGAAGCTGACGAGATGCTTGTTGTTGAGACCATAGTCCCAGCGTACAATGAGACCGTCCTCTGACTgcgcctccttgagcttcttgtcgTAGTCAGACTCCATTTTAACGAGAGGCCCAAAGACGTTTTGATAATGGTACGGATCTTCGTAGCGAAGAAGCACGGGATCGGGGTCTTCGTCCATGTTGGACGCCTTCTCAAGGTCCATCAGGGTCGCGTTCGCGTTGATCTTCCACATCTCCTCCATCTTGGCGATCGTGTTTGGCGACAGGTGACGAGCCCGAAGCTGCTCCGCGTCGGAgggggccgcgacgagccagGGCAGAAACGCTCGTTCCTCAATCAGGGGTTCCCAGCGCGACACGTCCCAGTTCATATCCTTGTTCGAGGAGTTTGCGGCGCAAGGTTGGCGGCACAACAGAACGACGACGGTATCAGACTTGGCCGGGATGAAGCCAAGCAAGAAGGCATTCTTGGTTCCGCAGTTGTAGCATTCCAGAACCGTGTCCCCAAGAGCCGACTCGGGATGTAGCTGCACTTCCTTGTGTCTCGCTCGCACGAGGTGGTTGACGATATGGGTGGAAGTGCCGTTGCCCCGAGCGCTGCAGAACCACTTGTTGCAAGTCAAACACTTGACGACGCAGGCTGGAGAGTGAATACCGCAGTACCTGTAGCGGCATGTTAGAAAGGCGGACGAAAGGGCAGCGCCGAAAGTGTCACTTACGCGCACGCGTGCGGGGGGAgctgcttctcctcttcGGCATTCTTCAGTTTCAGACCCATCATGCCATCCACGGGGACGCTGTTGAGACTATCAttgtcatcgtcctcgaATGCTTCGGTTtggttgtcgtcgtcgtcggctcgtcgtcggctgctgGGGCCAGCTCCATACTGGCCGTAGAGCAGGCTCTCGTCGGGGTCGAGCGCAGAAAGATCGTCGGCCCCGGCGTTGATGGCAGCAGCTGAGTCGGAAATGAGGTGGTTGCCCACGTGTGTGAAGGCGCCCTCCATGTTTTGCGTCTGCGCGTCGATGTGCGCTAGCGATGTTTTCTTTGTCTGCACAATGTCAGCGTCATGTCAGGAAGGTCGAGCGAAGCGGTGGCGAAACGAGGCGGGCTAAACGCGGAAACCAACGACGGCAAATGCCTGGGAGGCGACCGCGCGAGGAAATGAGCGGGTGTGCGAACCTATCTCTGCCTAAGAGAATGTGAAGAGTGTCCGGCGTGTCGGCAGGAAGCGGCTCGGGCGGGATCGAGAGAGAGATTTGGGTAGCAGATCGCGGCGTTCCTCACATCATCGCGACAAAGGAATGTGCCGGTAAACAGCAGTTGACGGGCCGCGCGAGAGCTGTTCGGCCGGTAGTCTTCGAGAACAAACGAAAGGAAAAGGTCTCTGGCAGCTGGTCTGGCGTGAGAAATTGTCTGCGCGGCGAAATTGGGGGTTATCTGCAAAGGTGAACGGCCAGACCCTCTGGCGGCGGAGTTGGTGGTGGGACATTTTGCGCCCACGTGATAAGCGCGCGAACCGCTTATCGATAGCGGCAAAAGAGCGGTGCTCGCCGATAAGGAACTTTTTCTTGGTGGGCTGTCCCAAAGAAAAAGGACGACAGCTGCCTTTTGCCTGAGCAAGACGTTTTTGCGACAACGCCCAGCAGGCAAGATGATTGTGAGTAACTTGCCGTCTTCCACGAATCGGACATAAACGCTGATTGTGAGAACCTTCAGCGTAAACAAGCACGCCAAAGGCGCGACTACCTCTACCGCAGAGCGCTGCTCCTCCGAGATGCCGAGATCAGCCAAAAGAGGGCCAAGTTGCGCGAGTCGCTCGCATCGGGGAGAAGCCTTGACCCGACAATTGCGAACGACAAGACTTTGAGGAAAGACTATCAGTATGACGAGTCTGCGGCGGATCTGAACGCCAACGAAGccctcgaccttgacgacgaATACGCCCAGCTGTCAGGCATTGTCGACCCCCGAGTCCTCGTTACGACATCACGCGACCCCTCTGCGAGGCTGTCGGCCTTTGCCAAGGAAATTAGGCTGTTACTTCCCACCTCAATACGATTGAACCGTGGCAACTTGATTCTGCCAGACCTGGTTCGgtctgcgtcgtcggcagggCTGTCGGACATTGTTCTGCTGCACGAGCATCGTGGTACGCCCACGGCGCTGACTCTTACTCATTTCCCACACGGCCCTACGGTGTCCTTTTCTCTACACAACGTGGTGCTACGGCATGACATTCCGGGAAGCGTTCGTGGGACAGTGAGCGAGTCGTATCCGCACCTCATCTTCGACGGATTTACGACCCCGCTTGGCAACCGGATCGTCAAGATATTGAAGCACATCTTCCCGCCGAGAGAGGCGATTACGAGCAAGAACAAGGTCGGAAATCGAGTCGTTACATTCAAGAATTTCGAGGACAGCATCGAAGTACGGCATCATGTCTTCGTGCGAACGGGTTATGAcagcgtcgagctcgccgaagTCGGCCCACGCATGACGATGCGACCGTTTGAGATCCGCGGGGGTACGCTCGAAAacaaggagggcgacgtgGAGTGGCATCTGACACAGTATACCCGgacggccaagaagaagagctaTTTGTGAGGGCGGCGCGATGGTAGTATGCTACATGACCGGAGTCGAACTGGACTCTTGCCTGTTAGGAGTAGCGAGGAACAGGTTATCGTTGATGGTGGCGGTCCGCGCATGACGATTTACGCTCTGAGTGATTGTCGCGCAAAGGGAACCACCGTCTCACGGCAAAGTCTTGGTAACGTTAACCGGCACGAACGATAGGGTGGGAATTGCGGCCATTGGCTGAGGATAGCCGACATTACATGGTGGACATTGCATGCTGATTTCGAGCGATCTTTTGTATTGCACTAGAGGGGGGCGTTTGGGACCACCAGGCACGGAATTGCAGGCAGCAACATTGAACAGAGCCCGACGAAGTGGGTTGCGGCAAAGACGTTGTTGAAAAGTATGAATGTGACACGTGCACCGCGTGGCAAGTTGGCACAATGATGACGACGTCAAGACTGAATGAGACCGTGCGGCCACGGAGCATTACATCGCGGCCACAGCTGCATGGCGCATCGCAATGGGGACGCCTCGGAGCAAAGCCACCTGAGAGAAGCTCCGATGGCAGGTCACCAACACGTCTCAGCCCCAGCtgctgacgacgggcgaTGAGGCAAAATGGGGCTGGACACGGTATGACGAATGCGCGATGCTGACTGTGCCGTCGTGGCACAAGCTTGAACGATTGAAGCAGCAATGGGCATTTTGAGGCTGCGCATCCCACGAACATCTATTTTGGGACCGGGAAACGCATGCGACCGTTGCACAAACGGCGGTGCGGTGTCGAAACGAAACACGGCCGCATCCCCGTGCGTCCGGGAATCTCGCATCTCGGGTGGGTGCAGTGAGAATCCGGGCCTTGGCAGCACAGCGCACATCACAggcagcgcgggcggcggcagcagcagcgccacgcaCGCAGCGGGTCTCACGGGGGCGTTGGtgggggcgtcggcgtcgggtcgCTATTGGCGCGCAGAGAGGCCTGACATGGGACTTGTGGAAGCCAGCCTGGAAGCTCTGGgaccctgccttgcctgctggctggctggctctggCTGGGGCAGCAGAGCACAGACTTTTTGGGTCGAGCACTTGCTCGCTGGAGGTTCCCGCTCGCAGCCGCTGGTGAGCTTTTGCATGACGACAACATTGGACGTGGGCCTCATTCCTAGTCCTGCAGCGGCTTTGCTCATCAATGGTCGGATGAAGTAGACGGCCCATGGCGGCCCGCGAACAGACGTCTATCAGTTCCACCACGGGCCGTTTCCTTCACCCTGTCGGTAGAGGCCGGCCGAGGGGCAGAGAATGAGAAACACGCCGACGAGATGCAGGTGTGCATGTACTTCGCACGTTGGAATCTATCTGGAATGTCCATCATCCTGtccagctgctggagctgctcgctGTGGATTCACAGAAGCCGCTGCGCCCAGACGGGTGACGTAAATTGCGAGCCTCCGGTGGACCCGCCGCCACTGGGTGCCTtcctccaccagcagcagcgccgtaCACCTCCGTCCCCATCCCCAAGCCATCAAGCATCATGGAAACCGGGCCTGATTGCGGGTGGGGTTTAGTGAGAGAGCGCTGCAGACAACACCCATGCTGAATAgcgggacggggaggggctTTCCCTGTCgtccccccccacccccctgCGGCGCGAACTCTCGGAGCACCACCACTaactaccaccaccaccgcccgcgctCTACGTTttcgcgcaggccgccggACAGGGCATGCGtactgtctgtctgcctgcctgtcgtcAGCGTAGACCGAACTGGAGCCGCCATCACGGCCGGTGGCTCCCCCGAATGCGTGCAACCCGACCGtccagacgacgccgacccaGCCTTTCCGCATtagcgccgccgtccccgaATCTGGCCAAGGGCCAAGCTTTTCATCACCAGCCTGTTCCCGCGATCCCCATCTTTCGCCATAACGTCGCATCGCACCAACACCAGCCACTACCTTCCTCGCACGACTTTTGCCCCGGCTGGATTTCCTCGACGGATTCACGGCAGCTCTCGCCATTCATCTCACCCCCTCGACCCCTCGTCCCGTCCTCCGTCCTTCTGTCTCGTCCCTCcccggcccgccgtcgagaccgAAGCAtccgcacgcccgcccaccatgtcGTACGGCCAACAGAGCCAGAACCCGTATTACCAGGCCCCCGCGCAGGAGTCGGGGTACGGGCAAGACCACGGTTATGGCCAGGTTAGCCAcgccctctgccgccgccgcgagcgatTGCGCCAGAATCTGAttctgcgcgcgcgcgcaatggcatttgccgcccccgcccggCGGAAGTCCCTGCCATGATCTAACAAGGAGGCTTTTCCCGCCGTTTTTAGGCCAATCCGTACGCGCAGGACCAATATGAGATGCAAGACTACGGCAACCAAAGTCAATACGGCAACCAGTATGGCGGCAACTCGTCGATTCAGCCTCCCCAGCAGGGCGCGGTCCTCTCCCAAGCAGAATTCCTGAAGCAAGTCACGGAGCTGCGCGAACACATCAAGGTCTTCAccgccgacatcgacaccATTAGCCAGCTCCATCAGCGCACTCTGAGCAGTACCGATGGCAATGCCCGGCAGCAGCTCAACAATTTTGTCGAGCAGACTCAGAGCCGGAACGAAACCATCTCGAAAGAGATCGAGGCGCTTAAACTGGATGTCGAGATGACAGGCTCAGACAACACCAAGATGCCCCAGTTCGACTCTTTGCGAACCTACTTCAAATCCGAGCTGAACAAGTACCGCAGCGTCGAGCGGGACTTCCAGCACAAGTACCGCGAGCAAATCGCACGGCAGTACCGCATCGTAAATCCGGAGGCCACGGAGGACGAAGTACAAgaggcggcccaggcggaCTGGGGTAACGAGGGTGTTTTCCAGACGGCGGTACGTGCTTCAATCCAActagccgccgcctcccaagTTTCACCCCGTCTTGGACACATTTGTCGCTTGCGCCTCTCTTTTCAAAACATTTTGTTGTCACACTCCCCTTCCAGACGCTGACAGAATGAGTAGCTCCGCACGAACCGCACCACGCAAGCGAGCTCCCTCCTCGG
Above is a genomic segment from Purpureocillium takamizusanense chromosome 2, complete sequence containing:
- a CDS encoding Mannosyl-oligosaccharide 1,2-alpha-mannosidase (COG:G~CAZy:GH47~EggNog:ENOG503NXK1), translated to MLNNQLQGRLGRRYIALIVFAVLALLLWRSFGGGGFGSRTTGSRTVGSVRLVPSSYDWSKAQQFHPAADIKPLPAGSTSRLPKVQARPSAERQNDIAKSRKDAVRRAFVKSWEAYKTHAWTKDELMPLSGKGKQTFSGWSAQLVDALDSLWIMGLKDDFALAVKEVAVIDWAKVNDGRTINLFEVTIRYLGGLLAAYDLSREPVLLAKAVELGDALYAGFDTPNRLPSHWLDYNKAKAGEQTADLSMSGAAGGSLSLEFTRLSQITGDAKYYDATERIKHFFYRFQNATKIPGLWPMMLNYRDETMDGEIFTLGAGADSLYEYLPKMHALLGGRDPEYEQMTAKALDAARDTLLFRPMTPKDDNILMAGNVDWDDGNKTLTPEMQHLTCFVGGTYGLAGQLLGRKEYVDLASRLAAGCVWAYDSFATNIMPEISELVACPSLDGPCPYSEAAFPTTMRGRPSGVDLPAGFTRVRDPRYLLRPEAIESVFYMWRITGDQVWRDAAWRMWQGIVRETETELAFASIEDVKVHSSEKSDSMETFWLSETTKYFYLIFDDEATINLDEWVLNTEAHPLRRPAQK
- the NAM7 gene encoding ATP-dependent RNA helicase (EggNog:ENOG503NUY7~COG:L) — its product is MEGAFTHVGNHLISDSAAAINAGADDLSALDPDESLLYGQYGAGPSSRRRADDDDNQTEAFEDDDNDSLNSVPVDGMMGLKLKNAEEEKQLPPHACAYCGIHSPACVVKCLTCNKWFCSARGNGTSTHIVNHLVRARHKEVQLHPESALGDTVLECYNCGTKNAFLLGFIPAKSDTVVVLLCRQPCAANSSNKDMNWDVSRWEPLIEERAFLPWLVAAPSDAEQLRARHLSPNTIAKMEEMWKINANATLMDLEKASNMDEDPDPVLLRYEDPYHYQNVFGPLVKMESDYDKKLKEAQSEDGLIVRWDYGLNNKHLVSFNLQKIESGDVKLAVGDEMRLRYNGELRDPWEGVGYVIKIPNSQSDEVCLELRKAGNDKLVPTDLSHNFSADYVWKATSYDRMQLAMKNFAIDDMTVSGYLFHVLLGRDVQLQPMKATQPKKWSAPGLPDLNQSQVDAIKSVLQKPISLIQGPPGTGKTVTSATIIYHLAMTTKNQVLVCAPSNVAVDQLCERIHRTGLKVVRLTAKSREDVESSVSFLALHEQVRMAEHNTELVKLSQLKNDVGELSSQDEKKFKQLTKLAEREILQNADVVCCTCVGAGDPRLSKMKFRNVLIDESTQSAEPECLIPLVLGCKQVVLVGDHKQLGPVIMNKKAAKAGLNQSLFERLINLQLSPIRLTTQYRMHPCLSEFPSNMFYDGALQNGVTHEQRIRKDVDFPWPVAEMPMMFWSNLGHEEISTSGTSYLNRTEASNVEKTVTRFFKAGVKPSEIGVITPYEGQRSYVVTTMQNSGQYKKELYKEVEVASVDAFQGREKDFIVLSCVRSNENQGIGFLSDPRRLNVALTRAKYGLVILGNPKVLSKHELWHNLLVHFKDRKCFVEGPLTNLQACLLQFSRPKVSYRQKNNYQSQFGAGGYANGRHNGAPPGRDFNDAGSMMSYIPDDVSSIQGSAFGGANLNSAFPPMFSSFTPEHWPGLPGVPAPGRGGKSRGRATESIAGESVANSELTDATSSILGGKGVGQGGVSLGAGLHDAVTGMRPVSYTQSDRLKQYVESNGRMAPGSGYGRRYDDDEKSVSTAFHSQIGGGYD
- the IMP4 gene encoding snoRNA-binding rRNA-processing protein imp4 (EggNog:ENOG503NUMM~BUSCO:EOG09263LR1~COG:J) yields the protein MIRKQARQRRDYLYRRALLLRDAEISQKRAKLRESLASGRSLDPTIANDKTLRKDYQYDESAADLNANEALDLDDEYAQLSGIVDPRVLVTTSRDPSARLSAFAKEIRLLLPTSIRLNRGNLILPDLVRSASSAGLSDIVLLHEHRGTPTALTLTHFPHGPTVSFSLHNVVLRHDIPGSVRGTVSESYPHLIFDGFTTPLGNRIVKILKHIFPPREAITSKNKVGNRVVTFKNFEDSIEVRHHVFVRTGYDSVELAEVGPRMTMRPFEIRGGTLENKEGDVEWHLTQYTRTAKKKSYL
- a CDS encoding uncharacterized protein (COG:U~TransMembrane:1 (i300-321o)~EggNog:ENOG503NUNB), which translates into the protein MSYGQQSQNPYYQAPAQESGYGQDHGYGQANPYAQDQYEMQDYGNQSQYGNQYGGNSSIQPPQQGAVLSQAEFLKQVTELREHIKVFTADIDTISQLHQRTLSSTDGNARQQLNNFVEQTQSRNETISKEIEALKLDVEMTGSDNTKMPQFDSLRTYFKSELNKYRSVERDFQHKYREQIARQYRIVNPEATEDEVQEAAQADWGNEGVFQTALRTNRTTQASSLLGNVRARHNELRQIENTLAQLIGLFDRLEEEVVVQGNKIGNVENSAQKANDNLAQGNVEVKKATDHARRARKLKWWCFFIVCLIVLAIALGVGLGICLTGNKCGGGK